cagcCACATagacacaacacaccacacacacacacacacacacacacacaccagacacaaaTTACAAagtcacacacagcacacacacaagtcaaacacacacacaagacaccaaaaccacacacaaacagtACAACACACAGTCACCACAAAgtcacacacaccccacacacaaaaagtaacacaccacacacacaccacatacaaaagtgtgtgtgtgtgtgtgtcagtgtgtgtgttcagtgtgtgtgtgtgtgtgtgtgtgtgtgtgtgtgtgtgcacaacaccacacacagtggtgtcacacactgtgtgtgtgtgtttgtgtttcagtgtgtgtgtgtgtgtgtgtttcagtgtgtgtgtgtgtgtgtgtgttgtgtgtgtgtgtgtttcagtgtgtttcagtgtgtgtgggtgtgtgtgtgtgtgtgtttcagtgtgtgtttcagtgtgtgtgtgtgtgtgtgtgtgtgtgtgtgtgtgtgtgtgtgtgtcagtgtgtgtgtgtgtgtgtgtgtttcagtgtgtctgtgtctatgtttCTGTACAACTTGCCAGTCAAGTTGCctctttaatatatatacatCTTGACATCTTAATATACAGCTGTcaataattactttattatttaaattattcttaTCATTATTAATagtatgtattaatattatttacaatagtaaacttgttttgttcattttttttttatttttgtttgttttttttacctttttatttttgtttatagtaTTAAATGGATGATCTTTTTCTACATCTAGTCTACTTCATACTAATCTAATTGAAACCGCGAGCAAGCATTCTACCAACTCAAACAGGAATACAAAATTAACTGGACAGCTGCCATAACACTGGCAATAGACTATAAGGTGCTCCAATTTTCTGTCCAGCGCTAGATGAAAACGTCAAACCAATCTGAAAtgtgatttacaaataaataaatatataaaatagatgtttggtgttgctgtataatatatcaaactatgcagattgaagctcaggggggtgtctgaatcgtgtttggtgttgctgtataatatataaaactatgcagattgaagctcaggggggtgtctgaatcgtgtttggtgttgctgtataatatataaaactatgcagattgaagctcaggggggtgtctgaatcgtgtttggtgttgctgtataatatataaaactatgcagattgaagctcaggggggtgtctgaatcgtgtttggtgttgctgtataatatataaaactatgcagattgaagctcaggggggctgtctgaatcgtgtttggtgttgctgtataatatataaaactatgcagattgaaactcaggggggctgtctgaatcgtgtttggtgttgcagtataatatataaaactatgcagattgaagctcaggggggtgtctgaatcgtgtttggtgttgctgtataatatataaaactatgcagattgaagctcaggggggtgtctgaatcgtgtttggtgttgctgtataatatataaaactatgcagattgaagctcaggggggtgtctgaatcgtgtttggtgttgctgtataatatataaaactatgcagattgaagctcaggggggctgtctgaatcgtgtttggtgttgctgtataatatataaaactatgcagattgaagctcaggggtgtgtctgaatcgtgtttggtgttgctgtataatatataaaactatgcagattgaagctcaggggtgctgtctgaatcgtgtttggtgttgctgtataatatataaaactatgcagattgaagctcagggggctgtctgaatcgtgtttggtgttgctgtataatatataaaactatgcagattgaaactcaagAGACAGGGTTTTCTCAATATATTGTAACTGGCCTCTGTATTAGACTGCCTGGGACCTATACCAGGCATTGTATTGGATAAACATAGTAGTGATAACAAAAAACAAGTCTATTAAAATGTCAGAGTATTCGCTGACGTTTTTCTAAAAAAACTTTGAACAAAATAATCCCAGCAAATCATGTTATATATTACCTTTGTAGAATTCACGCTTCCCTAGAtggaaaacataattttaaaggTGTTTGATTTTTATTGGTATGCTAACCCCATAAAATCAATAAGACGAGAATTCGGCCAGAACTGAAAAATTCTCTGGAAGTCGCTTCTCCTTCTCTAGCACAGCAGGGATATCTACAGAGCTTGTCTAGTGTCTTGTTCTCCCCGTTTGTGTGTCGAATTCTCTGCATCGTTTTTAATGTGAGGGCTGTCTTTAAACAGCGTCAGTCCTCAGTGCGCTGTTTAGCATCGTGAGATGGGTCAATAATATTATTTCAAGActctatttttaaaattaaaaagcagaggACATATTAAGAGAACAGTGCTGAGTTTAGAAACGCTGGAAGAAACATAATAAACTCAATGGCAAAAGACTAGAAGTCTTTCGCAGTGCCTTCACTGAGAAGATTTACACCGAAAACGCTGAGAAAGACGAGTTTGTTATGATCAAGTGGGTTTAGCGTTTCCGCATCATTCATACAACAAACAACACAGGATCCCAGCACGCGCCCTTCAGGAGGGAAGCCTAGCAGGGCGAGGCGCTCATGCGGATGTGAGGGTGGTATTTAGGGGGTTGGGAGAGGGTGGAGTGCAGGGAGGCGGCGGAAGGGGGAGTCTTCATCGCCATGGAGTGGGGAGGCTGGGTCTGGGGGATGTGGTGGGGGTGGGAGTGGGGATGGGAGTaggaggagggagggggcagGTAGCCTCCTGTGGCCCCACCCGGTTGGGcgctggaggaggaggggggcggCGGCTGGGCCTGGTTCAGCTGGATGGAGACATCGCTCGACAGGTCCGAGGCGCTCCGGCCACGCTGCCACGCCTCGGGGTGAAGGAACTGACCAGAGTAATCGCTGCACTCGGACAGGCGCGGCCGGTACAGAGCGGGGTGGGGTCTGTACATCTCCTCCTCTCCATAGCGCTTCATGAAGAGGTACACTGACATCACCCCcgccccctgagagagagagggcaggagggagaggagagagagagggagagagggcaggagggagaggagagagagggggagagagggcaggagggagaggagagaaagagggagagagggcaggagggagaggagagagagggggagagaggagagagaggagaagaaagaggagagaaaggagagggagagggggaaggagggggaaagggagagagagagtcagtgTTGTTATAAAGTGTCTTACAGTGCTCCACAGtgtgtttgagatctgtcctctagaTCCTGCAGGATGAacgattaaaaacaaattaaaataaagcacaacAGCAAGCGTTCTGTCTTGTCTGTTCCGTACCCCATCATCGATCATTGTTGCTGGGTTACCgctttgacaatgtgggcaataatatTTACACAGACTAAAATTTCTaggtgtaaaacgttgtcaggatgttaacctcgctacttactcttcaGTGCTGTAATTAAACCACTTCACTGTGTCTCTGCTGGCATTACTGTTGTGATGAATCCCTCACCTCTTTCAGCATGAAGGACGAGGCCGCGAAGGCGAAGGACCAGCCATAGCGATAGTGAAAGAACTGCTCCGGTTGACTGGGGCGGTTCATCACTTCATCATTGATACTAGAGATATAGAGAACCAGACCAACTACCAGAGAGAGGCCTGGAGAAAGGGGGAGAGAGCccgggagagagagagtgagggagagaggcagggagggagagggagggtacagagacacacacgcaggGGCTGGGTACCTGAGCATATGAAGAAGATTCCCGAGACGAACGCCAGGATGGTTCGCTGGGGGCGGATGTGCCCGATGTTGCTGATCACGAAGGCAGTGAAGACAAACAAGAGACTGATCATTGGGAATGGAGTGGCTGTGCGGACCAtctctgaggagagagagagggagagagagagaggagtaccTCCCTCGCCGCACACTTGCTCTGGGAGTGCTTCCGTAGACACTCTGTTTGACTCTCTGGCATTCTACCCTTCTCTACCGACACGCTCTCCAAGAGATCGCCTCATTCTGTCCTCACACACTCTCGCCTCTCTTCCGTCACCTCTCTCCTCTGTTCTCTGACTCCCTATTCTCTACAATTTCTTCAACACCTCAATTTGGTAGGTGGACTACCTGCTCTAGAAACAATCTCACAACTACTCTCCACTACTATAGCTACACTATACCTCTTAGACTAGCTCATCTCAACACTCCTTCGTCACTCACACTCTCGATCTCTCTCAAGCCCTATCTCCCTTCACACACCACTCGCCCACTATCTCCGCTCACTCAGATCTCTCTACTTCTGCCTAGGCTCCCGAGGGACACACGAGAAAACGCGTTCCATTGTCAACGTCAGGAAGTGTCGATCTCGCTATCAATCACTACGTCTCCCGAGAGCTGATTCAGACAGTGAGTGGACACTGTGTCACACCACACCTGTCCTCTCACCTTGTATCTagctggagagagagggagagggagagggaacagCGAACCTGCCTCTTGCAAAGCCAGCCCAGCCTTCCAACAAGTTTAGCAGTGCTGAGCTAGCGAGAAAGTCTGGTCGCACCAAACTTGCACACAGTGCCTGTGACTGGAGACACAGTGCTGAAAACAGTCTGTTAAATGAGAGAGGCTCTTTCAACAGACCCTGGCCTGTCCACCTCCTCTCTCTTCACCTTCCTCCAGTGAGCCACTGTGCCACCATCACCCTGCTAGCAGTGCTGACCAGCCCTTGCCCTCCTTCATCTCAGGGAGGTGGTTTCATCCAATGCCTCCCTCCCCAAAGAACTCCAGAAACAGCTTCTATAATTCCTCTATTATTCCCTTGGGAGGGTCCAGACACATCAGTCTGTGCCACAGCTAGGAACCTGCCAGGTCATTAATTACTAAGACCCTCCCCCTGAAGGAGAGTCTGGACAGCTACCCTTGCCAACTCTGAAGGTGGCACTCTGGGCCTAATTCATTTTTTCTGACGATGCTCACTGATATGTCtcttgctgtattatttgtatttatcagttggGATTTGCtcccatgtattgaagtttgattatatcagtctgcattcctcaagggAGCGGTCTTCTGACATTTCTGTTGTTTCAATGAGCCCACCAATCACCCTGACTGTCTATCTGCTCTTGTTTTACTAAGAAATTCactgttaccccaatacacactGATTGCAGAGGTGGACAATGacgaatctggctctgaagcagactgggtttgcgaaGATGAATCCTCCAACAGCAGTGACAACCCGAGAGCTCCCGTGGGAGAATGATAATTGAGGCAGCCTCTGCACCTGATCCAGCCACAACTTCACCTGTGGCAACTGCAAATCTAGCGGGAGTGCCAGCACTATCTggcactcaagaggctggtaTTGAGGGCACTGCTTGGAACCCTATAAATCCCGctgttgaagctgcaggtagaaggggtgaacGCAATATTCtgagggaagttccagggccCACGGCATATTCAAAACGCTACGTTGACGAGAGCGCATTGGGTGCTTTTCACCTATTGCACATGGATACGCCTCACCACATACAAcactgcactgaagcagaagcccaccgaCAACAACAAGAGGATCCCTGGTCAATGCCCTGGAGGAATCAAAGGCTTTCATTGCTCTAGTGTATGCCTGTGCAGCATTTGGTGtagaagcctgggttactgttgatagctgtgccaaatgcacAAAGACAGAGAGTCTGCAAAGTGAACTGCATgtgttgaaaagcacaggatcTGTGTGGCTTATAAGAacatgaacataagaaagtttacaaacgagaggaggccattcggcccatcttgctcgtttgcttgtcagtagcttattgatcccagaatctcatcaagcagcttcttgaaggatcccagggtgtcagcttcaacaaaagcTGACACcctataaaaaaaagccttttttatagcttccccacattgtctagatgaagacatttctgagtcaacaaaaactcctaggtctttttcatagattccttctctaatttcagtatctcccatatgatatttataatgtacatttttatttcctgcgtgtagtaccttacacatttaatagagaaaagtataaggtactgcatgcaggaaataaaaatgtcttcatcagacaatgtggggaagctataaaaaaggctaacaagatgctcggatacattgtgaaaagtgttgaatttaaatcaagggaagtaatgttaaaactgtacaatgcactagtaagatctcatctagaatactgtgttcagttctggtcacctcgctataaaaaagatattgctgctctagaaggagtgcaaagaagagcgaccagaattattccgggcttaaaaggcatgtcatatgcagacaggctaaaagaattgaatctgttcagtcttgaacaaagaagactacgtggcgacctaattcaagcattcaaaattctaaaaggtattgacagtgtcgacccaagggactttttcagcctgaaaaaagaaacaaggaccagggggtcacaaatggagattagacaaaggggcattcagaacagaaaataggagacacttttttacacagagaattgtgagggtctggaatcaactccccagtaatgttgttgaagccgacaccctgggatccttcaagaagctgcttgatgagattctgggatcaataagctactaacatccaaacgagcaagatgggccgaatggcctcctctcgtttgtaaactttcttatgttcttatgttcttataataagcAGGTACGTTTCTGCTGACAAACCGACAATTTCCAAATATACAAAAGTAACTTCAAATTTCCCTCTCTAAAAAACGGGGAAACCAGTAGCCCTTCTCCTCCTCGAGAGACCATGATGCAACACTCTTTCCACCTCTCTCTTTTCCGCTCTCTCTTGTAGCAAAACCGCATGGTTTATATCGGCTTAAAAACACTTTGCCTCCTAGTGGCGGAGATTAGGTATTACCGCACATAAATCAACAGgcatataaagaaacaaaaaattagCTCTGGGCTTCTCTTGATGGGATGGTGTCACACTTTCATTATAACAtttatgtcatttttaattgACCGGTCATGgctgttctaggtatgcctataaaacatgttcgttctagtgttaaaacactaaaaaaacatGTGATTGTGAACACAGGGTCAAACCAAAAGGCTTGCAGGGTTTTAAACAGGTAGGGGCGGTCAACGAGATCGAAAAGAAATCTCTGAGCGGCAGCACTCCGGCCCTGAGGCTCTCCTGCAGCACCACCAGCAGGACCGCCTCCTTGCAGAAGTGCTGATAGAATTCAGCGGGCAGTCTCTCAATCCCTGGGGCTTTTCCACTGGCCAGCTGCATAGCAGCGGTGGTCAGCTCCTGGAAAGACATCCGAGTTTCCAGACTCTCCTGCTCTTCCTGGATCGAGCCGGGCAGTCCTCGTAACAACGTGTCAGGGTCAGCCTGATCTCACAGCTCTCTGGagaacagctgagtgtaaaaCTGCTCTTCTCCAGTGCTCTCACAGTTGCTTTCAGTGACCCAGCGGCACCCAAGGTGCATTGCTGGCAAAAAAAGTCTTGTGTCTTTCCAACATCCCTCCACTGCCTCGTCGTTTTGAACAGATTTATTTGCTCTCTCCAATTTAACTAACAATCTTTGGATTGCTGTGTGAAGGTGAAGTCCTACTTTGTATTGAAATGTCAGTATGCTGCCCTGTATGTTTCTTTGGTTAGTCTAGCTGTTATCAGTATCCAGTGATGACCAGACAGCtgtttgcttttgaaaaaaatatgtaggtGTTGTCTTGTTGTTTACAGCCTAACACATTATGTGACCAAGTGTACGGGTCAGTGGTGGGATGCAGACAGCTCCAGATGTCCGCCAAGTCACTGGACTCTCTCGCTACACTACACTATTTCTGTCTTTGTTAAAATCCAGTGTGCACAAGATTCCattcctgcagcactgtgcccCCCCAGACTCAGACCTCGGCACCCCAGACCGGCCCCCCCCCCTTCTGCTCACTCCTTCAAAGCAAGTGGGTTGAGAAAGCCC
Above is a window of Polyodon spathula isolate WHYD16114869_AA chromosome 54, ASM1765450v1, whole genome shotgun sequence DNA encoding:
- the LOC121307195 gene encoding voltage-dependent calcium channel gamma-7 subunit-like, whose protein sequence is MSSFSSRVLMLLSSVSGACGLLLVGIAVSTDYWLLMEEGIILQQNQTTEIKMALHAGLWRVCFVAGAEKGRCVPSDYFSEQEVEITTENTANILKMVRTATPFPMISLLFVFTAFVISNIGHIRPQRTILAFVSGIFFICSGLSLVVGLVLYISSINDEVMNRPSQPEQFFHYRYGWSFAFAASSFMLKEGAGVMSVYLFMKRYGEEEMYRPHPALYRPRLSECSDYSGQFLHPEAWQRGRSASDLSSDVSIQLNQAQPPPPSSSSAQPGGATGGYLPPPSSYSHPHSHPHHIPQTQPPHSMAMKTPPSAASLHSTLSQPPKYHPHIRMSASPC